A portion of the Salarias fasciatus chromosome 15, fSalaFa1.1, whole genome shotgun sequence genome contains these proteins:
- the LOC115401518 gene encoding uncharacterized protein LOC115401518: protein MGKDVESCPCPASCGFAISGRDPHPLCITCMGVQHAQASLADSECCQHCSTMPTRILERRLRVSASSKADPSLSESAAKPKRAIANLDWANPPVEDFPPLFDQLLDSEDEHGGGHEEEDDNLDLLNDDNEEDDEDAILPPTPASRPSSSVSGGIQPPSSPSEVDLHEDDKGGERDLYDGKILPSRPVSKKQVMPVIPACMKELKRFWDKPFRHRVPVKGYSGLEVANSGEWGFGDPPVVEQAVASHLHPSHRSALTAAGPTLPGKMERFSASMFQKMYKSAAQSVNNLNVVTLLTAYQAELFQEMGVLLDKGSPSPKIWEEMCVVTDLILRVSRGAVQGCGRVMGLAVAGERALWLNLSSLSDQEKQVIIDAPFDPSRAKGLFGEAVTAMQQTSDLRKKQGEAFDLCLPRKVASRPTPPPCQGFAAAARAHSSGYKEPRPRTSEQPASHQRDAQQQKHWPRKSFAAAAAAPGTEGAAAPLLSFRPPGPLAVKAEEWRACAVNPWVFTTVARGYRLQFAVRPPRFNGVLTSEAAGEAAEALESEISSLLSRGAIRLVPEGERNQGFYSRYFLIPKKGGSLRPILDLRFLNLHLRKYKFKMLTHKVLFRSIRPGDWFTSVDLQDAYFHISIYPAHRKYLRFAFKGTAYEYQTLPFGLSLAPRVFSKCVEAALNPMRASGLRVFAYLDDFLLCASSKGKSERDTRKLMDRLYSLGFNINPVKSCLSPTQRIEYLGLEIDSVSFRGFLSHARVEKFRQQLALFRRGRSVSLRDCLQLSGLMASSISVIPHGLLKMKDFQRWISSLRLDARRHLRRMVRVSPECLLALRHWRDPEIFLTGVPLGAVVMRKTVTTDASLTGWGAVFGGRSVNGTWPPTLRQAHINYLELLAVFLALRHFLPLLGKCHVLVRADNTTAVAYINREGGTRSVKLHRLAQSLLLWSSEHLLSLRAAHLPSALNSGADLLSRGNPLYGEWRLNPEVLLRVWERFGRASVDLFASHENAQCPLFFSFRDRDAPLGADAFAHPWPNALLYAFPPLYLITPTLVRVKEQQLSLILIAPYWPSRPWMAELIQLVHGQPWPLPLRTDLVSQACGQIFHPNPERLALWAWFVRG from the exons ATGGGAAAGGACGTCGAGTCCTGTCCCTGCCCGGCCTCTTGCGGTTTCGCCATTTCAGGGAGAGATCCACATCCTCTCTGCATCACCTGTATGGGAGTGCAGCATGCCCAGGCTTCACTCGCGGACTCCGAGTGCTGCCAGCATTGCAGCACTATGCCGACCAGGATCCTGGAGAGGCGCCTCAGGGTCTCGGCCAGTTCAAAGGCCGACCCCAGCCTCTCCGAAAGCGCCGCCAAGCCGAAGCGGGCTATTGCTAACTTAGACTGGGCTAACCCCCCGGTTGAGGACTTCCCTCCGCTGTTCGACCAGCTCCTCGACTCGGAGGACGAACACGGAGGGGGGCACGAAGAGGAGGACGATAACCTGGACCTCCTTAACGACGACAACGAGGAGGATGACGAGGACGCAATCCTCCCGCCGACTCCGGCATCCCGACCCAGCAGCTCCGTTAGCGGAGGAATCCAACCCCCCTCTTCACCCTCGGAGGTCGACCTGCATGAG GATGACAAGGGCGGGGAGAGGGATTTATACGACGGCAAAATTCTGCCGTCTCGCCCGGTGTCGAAGAAGCAGGTCATGCCCGTCATCCCAGCGTGCATGAAGGAGTTGAAGCGGTTTTGGGATAAACCGTTTCGCCACAGAGTCCCCGTCAAGGGTTACTCCGGCCTGGAAGTGGCTAACAGCGGGGAGTGGGGCTTCGGAGATCCCCCGGTAGTGGAGCAGGCGGTGgcttctcacctccaccccAGCCACCGGTCCGCGCTCACCGCGGCGGGCCCCACCCTCCCCGGGAAAATGGAGCGCTTCTCCGCCTCCATGTTTCAAAAGATGTACAAATCAGCAGCCCAATCAGTGAACAACTTAAATGTTGTCACCCTGCTGACAGCCTACCAGGCTGAACTTTTCCAGGAGATGGGGGTCCTCCTGGATAAAGGCTCCCCAAGTCCCAAAATATGGGAGGAGATGTGTGTGGTCACGGACCTCATCCTCCGTGTCTCCAGGGGTGCGGTCCAGGGCTGCGGCCGTGTTATGGGGCTCGCagtggcaggagagagagcgctcTGGCTGAATCTCTCCAGCCTGTCGGACCAGGAAAAACAGGTCATTATTGATGCTCCCTTCGACCCGTCAAGGGCTAAGGGCTTGTTTGGCGAGGCTGTCACGGCCATGCAGCAGACCAGTGACCTGAGGAAGAAGCAGGGAGAAGCCTTTGATCTCTGCCTTCCTCGCAAGGTTGCCTCTcgccccaccccaccaccctgCCAGGGATTCGCGGCTGCGGCGAGAGCACACAGCAGCGGCTATAAGGAACCCCGACCGCGCACGTCTGAGCAGCCAGCGTCTCACCAGCGCGAcgctcagcagcagaaacactggccCAGGAAGTCCTTTGCCGCTGCAGCTGCCGCTCCAGGCACCG AGGGCGCAGCTGCTCCATTGTTGAGCTTCAGGCCACCGGGCCCTCTGGCTGTCAAAGCAGAGGAGtggcgcgcatgcgcagtgaaCCCGTGGGTGTTTACAACAGTTGCCAGGGGTtacaggctgcagttcgctGTGAGGCCGCCCCGCTTCAACGGTGTGCTGACGTCAGAAGCTGCAGGGGAAGCCGCGGAGGCTTTAGAGAGCGAAATATCTTCTCTATTAAGCCGCGGGGCAATTCGCCTTGTaccggagggagagagaaatcaGGGGTTTTATTCCCGGTATTTCCTCATTCCAAAGAAAGGAGGTTCATTGCGTCCGATCCTGGATCTACGGTTCCTCAATCTACACCTCCGAAAGTACAAATTCAAAATGCTCACGCACAAGGTTCTGTTTCGATCCATTCGTCCAGGCGACTGGTTCACTTCAGTGGATCTGCAGGACGCTTATTTTCATATAAGCATATATCCCGCACACAGGAAATATCTCAGGTTTGCGTTCAAGGGAACAGCTTACGAGTATCAGACCCTGCCTTTTGGGCTGTCACTCGCCCCGAGAGTTTTCAGCAAGTGTGTGGAAGCAGCCCTGAACCCTATGCGAGCATCGGGCCTCAGAGTGTTCGCGTATCTGGACGATTTTCTCCTCTGTGCATCCAGCAAAGGGAAATCGGAGAGGGATACGCGGAAGCTGATGGACAGGCTGTACAGCTTGGGGTTCAATATAAACCCCGTAAAGAGCTGTTTGTCTCCCACTCAGAGGATCGAGTATTTGGGCCTCGAAATAGACTCTGTTTCATTTCGGGGTTTTCTGTCCCATGCTCGAGTGGAGAAATTTCGCCAACAACTGGCTTTATTTCGGAGAGGACGTTCAGTGTCGTTGCGGGACTGTCTCCAGCTGTCAGGGCTGATGGCGTCATCAATATCTGTCATTCCGCACGGGCTGCTGAAAATGAAGGATTTTCAGCGCTGGATATCTTCCCTGCGTCTGGACGCACGACGTCACCTTAGGCGTATGGTGAGGGTTTCCCCGGAATGCCTCCTGGCTCTCCGTCACTGGAGGGACCCGGAGATATTCTTAACCGGCGTCCCATTGGGAGCGGTTGTGATGAGGAAGACAGTTACAACCGATGCCTCGTTAACGGGGTGGGGAGCGGTTTTCGGGGGGAGGTCAGTGAACGGGACCTGGCCCCCGACGCTCCGTCAGGCTCATATAAACTATTTGGAGCTGTTGGCTGTGTTCCTAGCCCTCAGACATTTTCTGCCCCTCCTGGGAAAGTGTCATGTGCTGGTCAGAGCGGACAACACGACAGCAGTGGCCTACATAAACAGGGAAGGAGGCACTCGCTCCGTAAAATTACACAGACTGGCTCAGAGTCTGTTATTATGGAGCAGCGAACACCTGTTATCGCTGCGCGCAGCGCATCTTCCGAGTGCACTGAACAGCGGGGCAGATTTACTCTCCAGGGGAAATCCCTTGTACGGAGAGTGGAGACTGAACCCCGAGGTGCTTCTCCGGGTGTGGGAGAGATTCGGCCGAGCGTCTGTAGATCTCTTCGCATCGCACGAAAACGCGCAGTGTCCCCTATTCTTCTCATTTCGAGACAGGGACGCGCCGCTGGGGGCGGACGCGTTTGCGCACCCGTGGCCAAACGCGCTGCTGTATGCTTTTCCCCCTCTCTATCTCATCACTCCTACGCTGGTCAgagtgaaggagcagcagcttTCATTAATCCTGATAGCTCCTTACTGGCCCAGCAGGCCGTGGATGGCGGAGCTGATACAGCTCGTACACGGCCAGCCATGGCCGTTACCGTTACGCACGGACTTGGTGTCGCAAGCGTGCGGGCAGATTTTTCATCCGAACCCCGAACGTCTGGCTCTCTGGGCTTGGTTCGTGAGAGGGTGA